The Desulfovibrio sp. JC010 nucleotide sequence GATAAAATCCATGTGCCCGGCTTTGAAAATTTTGGAGTGGGCTTTCCAAAACTTGGCGTACTTTTCGGCGTCATCCTTGGCGAGTTTTTCCAGCTGACCCAGAACCTGTTTGGTCAGGGTTGTGCTGATTTTGCCGATGAGCAGGTTGTCCTGCAGGGTTTCGCGGGAGATGTTCAGGGGCAGGTCTTCAGTATCGACCACACCCTTGATGAAGCTCAGGTATTCGGGAAGCAGGTTTTTGTTCTGCTTTTCGATGAGCACGCGGCGCACGTAAAGGTCCAGTCCCCAGTTGTCGCGGTCCATGCCGAAGATATCGAGGTCTTTTTCCGGGATGAAGAGCAGGGAGTTGAACTGTACCGGAGCGTCCACGGAAAAATGCAGGGTATCGATGGGAGGCTGCACATCGTAGGTCAGGAATTTGTAGAATTCTTCGTACTGTTCCTGCTTGATCTGGAATTTAGGTTCACGCCAGAGGGCGGATACTGTGTTGACCCGCTCACCGCCGATCATGATGGGGAAAGATACGAAGTTTGAGTGGCGTTTGACGATTTCCTTGAGTTTGTCATCGGAATCGAAACGTTCGGCGTTGTCTTCATTGAGGTGGATTTCAATGATGGTTCCGTGATCCATTTCCGGTTCGATCTCGGTCAGCTCGTAAGCGTTTTTGCCGTCGGAAACCCACTGGATTGCGGGCTCGTCTTTCTTGTATGACTTAGTGCGAACAACAACGTGATCGGAAACCATGAAGATGGAGTAGAAGCCCACACCGAAACGGCCGATGAGGGAATCGAGGCTTTCTTTTGATTCAGCTGCCTGCTTGACGAATTCGGCAGAACCGGAATGGGCGATGGTCCCGATGTTGGTCATCACTTCTTCGCGGGTCATGCCGATACCGGTATCGGTCACGGTTACGGTCTTTTTCTCTTCGTCATAAGCGATGAGGATTTCAGGTTCCACTTCATCTTCCAGCTCAGGATTGCTGTTAATGGCGAAGCGCATTTTATCAAGGGCGTCTGATGCGTTGGAAACCAGTTCGCGCAGGAAAATTTCGCGGTTGGTGTAGAGAGAGTGGACCAGGATGTCCAGCAGCTGGTTTACTTCAGCTTTGAATTCGAATTTTTCTGTCTGGGCAGTCATTTTAATTCCTCCATAAACATAAAATTCCTTCCGGCTGCGCAGGTCAGCCGGAAGGTCTTGTGTGTAATTTTTAGTGTCCGTTTCCGGGGGAAAGGACTAATCTTATTTAGTAATGGTTTTCAGCTTGTCAAGCAGGTATTTTTCCATTTCGCGGCGGTCTTTGCGCAGTCGGACCAGCTCCGCTTCCATGATGGAGAGCTTTTCTTTGAGTTCGTTATTCTCGCTTTTCAAGCCTTCAATGCTTTCATTCTGGGCATTCAGGTCCGCGCTGGCTTTATCCATGCAGGCTTTTACGTCTTCGGATATTGTTCCCTGCGGCATACAGGATAACATGCCTTTCAGTCCTTCATTAATGGACTTGGCTATTTCCGTACCCATGGCTGCGGCCAGCTGGATGGCAGGTTCAAGGTTGGCCTGTTGCATTTGGGCGGGAGCGGCAGGCGCGGCCGCGCTCACTTCCGGCCCCTGCGGATCAATGGCCACGTTGACCGGATATTTGCGGGAAAGTTCGGCCATGACATCTTCGGCGGTATGACCCTGTTTGAGCATGGAGGCGATAATTTTAAAAATTTCAACTGCTTCAGATTTAAATCTTTTCTGCCTGTTGCGTCCTGTGCTGGGCAGGTACTGGGCAAAACGGTTTTTCCAGTAGTGCAGGGTTGATTCAGGGACTTCCAGCAGGCGTGAAATCTCCGCAATGGAGAGAAGTTTTTTGTCTGGCACGGCATGCTCCGCATTGGGGTTCATGGAAAATTCAAAATTTTTTGATGATTTATTTTTTTTAATTTTTAATTCAACCCAAGTCAATAAGCTATCAAATTATTACAAAAATGTTGCATTTCGAACATTTTTGTGTTCACTTTCGATCAGGAAACCCTATTGATTCCTTCTCCAGAATGGAGTACGCGGTGGTCCAGACAGGTCTTAAAAGGCTGACTGGAAAGAGAAATCAATTGCGATTTTCGTTTTTCCAACGGTCTTTGAAAACAGACTTAAGGTTGTACCATAATTGTACCGCAATCATGTTTTTAGTTTTTGCGGAATATGGTATTAGACTTTGGAGTAAGAATCCAGCAAGCAGCGGAGTCCTCTTTGAGTTCGGAAACTATTTTACTTTTTGATGTGGGGAATACCAATACCAAAATCGGTTTTTCCACCCGTGATAAAATCGGTCCCTCGTTCACCCTGCCTACCGATCCTGGCGGCACTGCTGATTCATGGGGGCTGAAGCTGGTTGAAATCTGCCGGGTGGCCGGTTTCTCCAATGAGGACATCATCGGCGGGGCCGTGTCTTCGGTTGTTCCGCCCATGAACCCGATCCTTAAGCGGGCCGTGGAAAGGTTTTTCCCCTGCGAACTGCGTTTTGCCCCGAATTCCATCCCGCTGGCCCTGAACAACAAGTACGAAAGGCCGTGGGAGGTGGGGGCTGACAGGCTGGTTACCGCCTTTGCGGGCCGCCAGCTCAGTGACAGCGAGAACCTCATCGTGGTTGATTTCGGAACCGCCACCACCTTCGACTGTGTGGTGGGCATGGATTACATGGGCGGGCTGATCTGTCCCGGTGTGCTCTCTTCCACCAAGGCACTGGCATCCGGGACGGCCAAGCTGCCGCATATTTCTTTAGAGATCGAGTCCGACACCATCAGACCGGGCAAAAGTACCGCAGACAGCCTCAATCAGGGGCTTATCTTCGGGTTCGCGGCCATGGTTGAAGGCTTGAGCGAGCGACTGGGCAAGACTCTCGGCGGGGAGGTCGAGCTAATCGCCACCGGAGGTTTTGCCTCCAAAATTGCTGAAGTCTGCCGGGCAATCGACCGTGTGGAACCGACCCTTCTTCTGGACGGGTTGCGCATGGCTTGGTT carries:
- a CDS encoding MerR family transcriptional regulator, which produces MPDKKLLSIAEISRLLEVPESTLHYWKNRFAQYLPSTGRNRQKRFKSEAVEIFKIIASMLKQGHTAEDVMAELSRKYPVNVAIDPQGPEVSAAAPAAPAQMQQANLEPAIQLAAAMGTEIAKSINEGLKGMLSCMPQGTISEDVKACMDKASADLNAQNESIEGLKSENNELKEKLSIMEAELVRLRKDRREMEKYLLDKLKTITK
- the htpG gene encoding molecular chaperone HtpG — protein: MTAQTEKFEFKAEVNQLLDILVHSLYTNREIFLRELVSNASDALDKMRFAINSNPELEDEVEPEILIAYDEEKKTVTVTDTGIGMTREEVMTNIGTIAHSGSAEFVKQAAESKESLDSLIGRFGVGFYSIFMVSDHVVVRTKSYKKDEPAIQWVSDGKNAYELTEIEPEMDHGTIIEIHLNEDNAERFDSDDKLKEIVKRHSNFVSFPIMIGGERVNTVSALWREPKFQIKQEQYEEFYKFLTYDVQPPIDTLHFSVDAPVQFNSLLFIPEKDLDIFGMDRDNWGLDLYVRRVLIEKQNKNLLPEYLSFIKGVVDTEDLPLNISRETLQDNLLIGKISTTLTKQVLGQLEKLAKDDAEKYAKFWKAHSKIFKAGHMDFINREKFANLLRFDSSKAEGETLVSFADYIERAKEDQKEIYYSVVASREAANLNPHLEIFRNKDIEVLYLYEPIDEFVMESIREYEDFSFVAAEYADLEKLDKFESAEKEDEPEPLSEEQEKDMDALIARMKEVLGEQVAEVKVSERLSDSPCRLVNPDGAMTSSMEKLMKAMNKDSSIPTKTMEVNADHPLLRSMLEIFKVNPEDEFIALSSNQLLESALLLEGYLNDPHALVGRIQSLLTKAGGWYAELEKKD
- a CDS encoding type III pantothenate kinase — its product is MSSETILLFDVGNTNTKIGFSTRDKIGPSFTLPTDPGGTADSWGLKLVEICRVAGFSNEDIIGGAVSSVVPPMNPILKRAVERFFPCELRFAPNSIPLALNNKYERPWEVGADRLVTAFAGRQLSDSENLIVVDFGTATTFDCVVGMDYMGGLICPGVLSSTKALASGTAKLPHISLEIESDTIRPGKSTADSLNQGLIFGFAAMVEGLSERLGKTLGGEVELIATGGFASKIAEVCRAIDRVEPTLLLDGLRMAWFGSEK